The Panthera leo isolate Ple1 chromosome D1, P.leo_Ple1_pat1.1, whole genome shotgun sequence region gaatggctaaaattaggaATAcatatcaagtgttggtgaggatgtcaAGAAGCTGTAATTCTCTTTCATTGCTGGTGGAGATGTAAAATAGTACAATCAttttagaacagtgtttggcagtttcttaaagggttaacaataaaaaggaacagactcTAACAGGCAGAAAATGAGTAAGGGCAAAGTTGAACTAAATAACATCATCATGAatgggatataattgacatcaGGAGACTATTTTACCCAAtaagagcagaatacacatttttctcaaactcACATGAGACAGTCAGTAAGGcagaccatattctgggccagAAAACATACcttaacaaattgaaaataattgaaacaaaTAATGTCTGTTCTGAGACCACaatagaattaaactagaaatcagtaacagaaagatagcaggaaaatcccaaaatacatatggagattaaacaacacatttctaaataacatgtgggtcaaagaagaaatctcaagaaatttaaatataaaaatatttgaacaaaatggaaatgaaaacacagcttataaaaaaaagaaaaaaagaaaacacagcttATCAAAATCTTGCGGTATGTGGTAACAGAAGTACTTAGCGCGAAATGTATAGTAATGAATGCATTTGATGGAAATGAAGAAAGATCTATAATCCGTAACGTAAGGCTCTACCTTGGGAAACTGTAAAAAGAAGACCAAATGTaagtaagcagaaaaaatattaagaatggaAGGAGCaatcaatgaatttgaaaatagaaattcagtaaaggaaatcaataaaaccaaaagctgccTCTTtgtaaagatcaataaaattggtaaGCCTTTAGAGAAgctaactaagaaaaaagagaaaggacacaaattactaatatcagaaatgaaagaagggacattACTATAGATACGATGGAcattaaagaagataataaaggaatattatgtcCAACTTTATGCCATGAATTTGATAACCTGGATGAAATCAAACAATTCTTCAAAATATGTAATTTGTCACAACTCATATAAGAAGAAACAATCTGAATAAACCTATATGAacctacatattttatatattacatatacatacatatttatgtcatacacatatatattacatatacatacacacacacacacacacacacacgtgtgtgtgtgtgtgtgtgtgtgtgtgtgagcttgtATCAGTAATTAATAACCTTCTAAAACAGAAATCACCAGACCCAGATGGATTCACTGGTCAACTCTGCAAAGAAATTATaccgaggtgcctgggtggctcagtcaattaagcatctgactctttatttcaactcagttcatgatcttgtgggtttgtgaggttgagccccatgtcaggctctgcattgacagtgaagattctctctttccctctctctgcccctagcccaataatgtactctctctttctaaataaataaatgaactgtaaaaaaaaaaaaagatagaaaagcagTTCTATACAGTTTATTCCAGAGGATGGAAGCACAGAAAATACTCCCTACTCATTCTGTAAGATCAACATTACCCTACtaacaaaaccaaagacattacaagaatagaaaatgaaagaccAATCTCTCTCGTGAGCAAAGATGCAAAAATTTTTAACGAAATATTAGCAAGCTGAATCCATCaatgtagaaaaagaattatataccataaTTGAAATCTATTCCAGGTATGCAGTGCTGgttcaataatcaaaaatctgttaatgtaatccatcacttTAAcaggataaaaaaggaaaaatcacatgatcatatcactTGACAcaggaaagcatttgacaaaacccaacacacattcatgataaaagctcttaGTAAATTAGGACTAGAGGGGAATTTCATTAACTTGATAAAGAAGAGCCACATCCAATCTACAGCTAACACCATACTTGAGAAACACAAAGCTTTCCCACAAAGATCGGGTACAAGCTAAGGAGGTCTCCTCTTACCACTCCTTTTCAATATTATATTGGAATTTCTAGCTAATGCActaagacaaaaaaaggaaattaaaggtatacagattaaaaaggaagaaattgtttttgtttgcaggCAACAAGATCATCTATGTAGACAATGTGAactaatcaacaaaactagaaccAGTACGTGATTATAGCAATATTTCAAGATAGGAGTTTAATACACAGAAGTTGGTTGCTTTCCTATATGCAAGTAATAAAGAAGTGAAATTTAAAGTACAATATCACTTATGTTAGCATTccccaaaattaaatacttaggtataaataaaaaatatgtaccaGATCTATATGAgggaaactacaaaactctgatgaataaaatcaaagaagaactaaatagagAAGTTTTCTATTCACGGATAGGATGTCTTAATATTGTCAAGTTATCAGTTCTTCACAACTTGATCTGTAGATGCAATACAGATTTAATCAGAATCCagtaagttattttgtggatatcaacaaagCAATTCCAAAGcatatatggagaggcaaaacaaaacaaaacaaaacaaaacaaaacaccacaaagaGCTAACACAGTAttgaagaagagcaaagctggaaaaCTTATAGTCCTCAACTTCaggacttactataaagctacactAATTAAGATAGTGTTATtggcagaaaaacagatgaataaatcaatggaagagaatagccCAGAaatagtcaactgatttttggcaAAGGAACAAAACCAACATAATGGAGCAAAGATAGATTTCTAAACAAATAGTGCCAGGAACAAGGGGACatacacatgcagaaaaattaatCTAGACATAGACCTTAAATCCATCACTAAAATGAACTCCAAATAGAATCATAGCTTTATGTGTaatatgcaaaactataaaactcctaagagataatgtaggagaaaatctagatgaccttgagtatggtgatgactttttataTACAACACCAAATTCaggatccatgaaagaaatagttaaaaacatatactacattaaaattaaaaaaatttctgctctaaaaaaagacaatgtcaaaagaatgagaagccacagactgggggaaGTTTTTTGCAAAAGGTACATGTGATGAAAGACCGGCATtccaaatatgtaaagaactcttaaaactctacaataaggaaacaaaaatgcaattaaaatgggCCAAAACCTTGAAAGATAACACATCAGAGAATatggtaaataagcatatgaaaagatactttaCATTATatctcattagggaaatgcaaattaagacaatgAACTATCCCTAGGTGCCTATTAGAATGAttaaaatctggaacactgacgaAAAATTCTGACAAGGATGTAGAACGATGGGAATTTTCATtaattgctggtggaaatgcaaaatagtacaaccactttggaggATAGTTGATCAGTTTCTAGCAAAACTAATCATACTTTTACAATAGGATACAGAAGTccttgttatttatatttactcaagtaagttgaaaacttatgtccacacaaaacctgcacaaatttatttataattaccaaaattatagcagctttattcataattatcaaaatttggaaacaaccaaggtgtccttcagtaggtggatatacaaactggtacatccagacaatggaatattattctgtgctaaaaagaaatgaaatatcagTCCATGAAAAGATGAGGtaaccttaaatacatattactaaatcCAtggagccaatctgaaaaggttacatacaatgtgatttcaattatatgacaTCCTGGGGTAATGCAAAACTATGGGGACACttaaaagatcagtggttaccaggggctaggGGGAGGCAGTGATAAGTAAGCAAAGCAGAGCAGAATTTTTAGGGCTTTGAAACTATACAGTATGATGCAGTAGTGGTAGATACACACACCtccttatacatttgtccaaactcagaAATTATTACACTAGGAGTGAACTTTAAtttaaactatggactttgggtaaaAATgttgtgtcaatgtaggttcatcggttgtaacaaatgtgccactctggtgCAGTATTTTGATAGTGGGAGGGAATTTAATGGGATGTAGGTGCTCTCTGTGAAATCTCTGAACCTGCcattcagttttgctgtgaacccaaAACTTCTGTATGATATTACAGAAGGCCTGAtaaagcctatttttttaaaaaaagtatatcatGCAGAGGTTAGCACGTTGAATAAATATACTTTCTATATGATACTTCACATCTTTTTTTGactagctcactctctctcactgcagTAGAATGTCTGTCAGAATAGAATACCAAGCAGGAGAGACAGTTGTGACCTACACAAGAATTATGGATCTAGAATTCCGCTAGAAGAAGCCAATTTAAAACAAGAGGAAGATTGTGTATTTTTACATAAGTTAACCTCTCCTTAATGATCATGGCACTGAAGATGCTGACAGCCGCCAGTTGCTTTGTGAAGGCCATGTTGCGACCTTCTCTCTGCCATTCTTGGGAGATTTTATTTGGCCGTGAGACCTCACTGAGGAACTTCTCTTTTAAACACGGTATTCCTCCATCAGCCAAGTATGGTGGGCGACACACTGTGACTATGATTCCTGGGGACGGCATCGGGCCTGAACTTATGCTGCATGTTAAGACTGTGTTCAGACATGCATGTGTGGACTTCGAGGAGGTGATAGTTAACTCCACTTCTGGTGAAGAGGACGTTCACAATGCCATCATGGCAGTCCGTCGAAACTGCGTGGCCTTGAAGGGCAACATCGAAACTGACCACAACCTGCCACCGTCTCACAAATCCTGCAACAATATGTTTCGCACCACGCTGGATCTCTATGCCAACGTTATCCATTTTAAGAGTCTGCCAGGAGTGGAGACAAGGCACAAGGATGTTGACATCTTAGTTGTTCGGGAAAACACAGAGGGTGAATACAGCAACCTGGAGCATGAGAGTGTGAAAGGAGTGATCGAGAGCCTGAAGATCATTACCAAGGCCAAGTCTTTGCGCATTGCTGAATATGCCTTCCAATTGGCCCAGGAGATGGGGCGCAAGAGAGTGACGGTTGTGCATATGGCCAACATCATGAAACTGGGAGATGGTCTCTTCCTACAGTGTTGCAGAGAGGTGGCCTCCCGCTATCCTCAGCTCACTTTCGAAGGCATGATTGTGGATAACACCACCATGCAGCTGGTATCTCGGCCCCAGCAATTCGATGTAATGGTGATGCCCAATCTTTATGGCAACATAGTCAACAACATCTGTACAGGGTTGGTTGGGGGAGCAGGCCTCGTGCCTGGTGCAAACTATGGCCATATGTACGCAGTGTTTGAAACAGCCTCAAGGCAATCAGGCAAGAATTTAGCCAATAAGAATATGGCCAACCCTACTGCCATGCTTCTGGCAAGCTGCATTTTGCTGGATTACCTCAAGCTCCACTCCTATGCCACCTCCATTCGCAATGCAGTCTTGGCGTCCATGGAGAACAAAGATGTCCATACTCCAGACATCGGAGGTCAGGGTACCACATCAGATATCATTCAGAATATCACAAATCACATCAGTACTGTCAATTAAATGGTTATGCCTTGCAGGCTGAGCTACATCTAAGTCCTTCTCACTCTTCACCTTATTCTTCTCACTTAGAAACCCTAGCCTGCTTGGCTAGTGTGGACTCTGGAATAAACTGGCTCCTGCTCCAACTCAGAAGAGGCAGGGGAAGCAAAtcaaagctgatttttttctgttaaattaaaATGCCATAAATGCCATAAGCCTTGCTTATTTAAATTAGCCAAACCTATTGTGTTGTATACATATTGAGGAATTCTTATCTGTTTTAATTCACAATTCACACTTCTCTATGATACGATACACTAAGTAAATCAGAGCTGTTTGTAGAGTCCCAGGGCTTTCACAGAACCTAGAAcgctcatttttctctttatctgggTCATTAAAATTCAGCAAACCAGCCTGCAGAGAAGTCTGGCTTCTCTCTAGAGGTTGTTAATGAGTTAATTAGTGCAATAAAATTTGCCTACAAAATATACATTGTAAccttaataataaataaggaCCGTAAAGCTGAGCTAGTACAGAATGCTTCCACTCCCTCCTAGATCTCTCATCTTTTCCATGGTCATGTTTATGTTCCTAAGGAATTTTCACTGTGTAATTTTTCACACATGGACATCCCTGAGTACTTGAGCTCTCCTGGAAAGCGCATTCTTGGATTCCTTCTAGTTGGACTCAAGAGTCTAGAGGTCAACTCCCCAGTGAAGAGGCACATGGCCCGTAATTCTTCACTGTACAAATGTAACCATGCACTGTAACTCCATGTTTACTGCTTCATAGTCTGTGATGGTTTActttcttttaatctctttttttttttttttttttttttttttgaggaaagagtgtgcaaaagaaaatgaaaagcactgggctaatttaaatgtttgctgtcagtttatttacagaatttttaaGGCCCTAGTTgggaaatacacaaagaaaaatgatcattttatcAGGGCTCAGAAATAGTTATTATTTAagttggaaatgaaaataatggttATGAGAACTTTCAGTGGCTTCATCTGCAAGAATGGCctgcagacaaaaataaaattgagaaaagagTGAATAAAGTATTTTGGAAACTTTTGTGTCTCAGCTTTAACCTTTGGATTTCACTGTGGCTGGTTCATGAACCACAAGTTAAAGACAGTGGACTTAGACTTGAAAAATTCCTTATGGTTCCCAAAAGTCTCTGCCTTAACATATTACCTTATATTAGCTTCATTATGTGTAAAGTCAGGGTCCGGGTTTAGAAAACCAAATGCTAGTTTGCAGGGACTTCATTTGAGGAGGAAGTGACTGTCTACCTATCTGTGAGTCTGTCTTTAAGAATAAAGCTAGCAGAGATAAGTTAGTTATAATCATGGTATTCTTTTAGCAGACTTTTACACATGTTGCTAGCCAGGGCCGCCACTGGCCTACAGTGTGATGCCTTGCTCTGGACAGATCTAGATCTGCACCAGAGGCATGGTTTGATGATACAGCAAGGGGTAATTTTTGGCATGAAGTCCTCCCCCCTGCAATGCCACATAACCCCATCCTACCTTAACCCACAGTACCcactctgtcttttcctctcatGACTAGGGGAATTTGTTCATGGCACAACCAGCCCAAATGCAGACAGTAACCTGACTATTGGCTTCTATTTGACAGTGGGAGTTTATGCTGATAATTACATTTGAGCTACAGTTTGCCTTTCTGTTAAAGGTGGTTGTCTCCAGAGTCTTCCCACAGTTGTTAGGTCAGACTACCTTGATGGCACCTATTATACCATCGTGGAACTTTCCATTTATCAGTGTTAGATTTTTCCCACTTAGCTATGAGCATTTCTAGGACAAATGCTGTGTATTCTATTTCCTTGTCCTGTGTAGCCCCTAACGTGATGACTGATAcagacaaaataaacaatatatatttattgaatcacCAAAAAATGAATGATATGGCATGTATCCCCTCCTATT contains the following coding sequences:
- the IDH3G gene encoding isocitrate dehydrogenase [NAD] subunit gamma, mitochondrial, producing MIMALKMLTAASCFVKAMLRPSLCHSWEILFGRETSLRNFSFKHGIPPSAKYGGRHTVTMIPGDGIGPELMLHVKTVFRHACVDFEEVIVNSTSGEEDVHNAIMAVRRNCVALKGNIETDHNLPPSHKSCNNMFRTTLDLYANVIHFKSLPGVETRHKDVDILVVRENTEGEYSNLEHESVKGVIESLKIITKAKSLRIAEYAFQLAQEMGRKRVTVVHMANIMKLGDGLFLQCCREVASRYPQLTFEGMIVDNTTMQLVSRPQQFDVMVMPNLYGNIVNNICTGLVGGAGLVPGANYGHMYAVFETASRQSGKNLANKNMANPTAMLLASCILLDYLKLHSYATSIRNAVLASMENKDVHTPDIGGQGTTSDIIQNITNHISTVN